In a single window of the Tigriopus californicus strain San Diego chromosome 2, Tcal_SD_v2.1, whole genome shotgun sequence genome:
- the LOC131892797 gene encoding uncharacterized protein LOC131892797: protein MTRSTSLLVAVPLAFVLFVALAVPDSLGVQGQSSNCPTIPEVSDECLCQESANCPMIPEVCFKSESQNTNCPEIRADCLEEDPRIRVVDQNLHNKTFNANVKTCLLTKKYERLSDICDDLGKAIKVAMPFIINRVSLGDNECILNAGEKVLCLAKIHDKDLYCGLVREFKFR from the exons ATGACTAGATCAACTTCTTTGCTTGTG GCAGTCCCTCTTGCCTTCGTTTTATTCGTCGCTCTGGCGGTTCCTGATAGTCTTGGGGTCCAAGGTCAATCAAGCAATTGTCCAACCATTCCCGAGGTTTCGGATGAATGCCTGTGCCAAGAATCGGCCAATTGCCCAATGATCCCCGAGGTCTGCTTCAAATCGGAGAGTCAGAACACGAATTGCCCCGAAATTCGAGCAGATTGTCTGGAAGAAGACCCACGAATCCGAGTGGTCGACCAGAACCTCCACAATAAGACCTTCAACGCGAATGTGAAGACGTGTCTACTCACCAAAAAGTACGAACGACTCAGTGACATTTGCGATGACTTGGGCAAAGCCATAAAAG TGGCCATGCCTTTTATTATCAATCGAGTCAGCCTTGGGGACAATGAATGCATCCTAAACGCCGGAGAGAAGGTCCTATGTCTGGCCAAGATCCACGACAAAGATTTGTACTGTGGCCTTGTCAGGGAATTCAAATTCCGATGA
- the LOC131892796 gene encoding small ribosomal subunit protein mS23-like, translated as MAQSRLEKIGTIYSKVKGMLKSGAIKEEHAPLWLSVYEKYPPKHEPRWDRKPERDTPIPKILYQEDVIRAQFYRQFGNQSEVINLLDPKFKPRSELFIEKFKQIEATSSDKSDFKRLFVHTVDALELDGIRLRTLAKDAALQRPESLKKNVEETPKSNQIQAPSFRELFGRGNSGPFRE; from the coding sequence ATGGCTCAAAGTCGATTGGAAAAAATCGGCACCATTTATTCCAAGGTCAAAGGCATGCTCAAATCTGGTGCCATCAAAGAAGAGCATGCCCCGCTTTGGCTCAGTGTCTATGAGAAATATCCACCTAAGCATGAGCCCCGATGGGACCGCAAGCCAGAGCGGGACACGCCTATTCCAAAGATTCTCTACCAAGAGGACGTGATTCGTGCTCAGTTCTATCGACAATTTGGCAATCAATCCGAAGTGATCAATCTACTGGATCCGAAATTTAAGCCCCGTTCAGAGTTGTTCATAGAGAAGTTCAAGCAAATTGAAGCTACGAGTTCGGATAAAAGTGATTTTAAACGCCTTTTTGTGCACACAGTCGATGCTTTGGAATTGGATGGGATTCGATTGAGAACATTGGCCAAAGATGCGGCCTTACAGCGTCCAGAAAGCCTCAAGAAGAACGTGGAAGAGACTCCGAAGTCGAACCAAATTCAAGCACCGTCGTTTAGGGAGCTTTTTGGACGAGGAAATAGTGGTCCATTCAGGGAATAG
- the LOC131892787 gene encoding nischarin-like: MSNIYAPDVQLGISIPEVCTKDNVTFYQVTIAMASQDVHWKVERRYRDFAELHETLLECGVSKESLPQKKYIGNKEAQFVMKRRKDLESYLQSVTQFLKCSIPESLARFLELDKFDVNYILRDLAGEHFDRLAVGREDPWLFEAIWTPLELFSLSQRLKSPLPPQDPGSKRWDFTNVADRVCQMKALKVNGHSENLGLSNICPNQLKYDFLAFKNLTKLILSEVVCSPDQISAFGNVRHTLTHFSVNKCHVESIAHLLLCDTPFYNLQDDGELAQIIDANPNFVWRKLQVLDLRYNDVKKIDRSVTLAPLIETFLLGSNKVTDIENLTTLPKLSHLELADNDIHETDDLHIKLGQVTRLDLSHNKIKTLAGWSKLYSLKNVNVSNNRIRELKDVFPLSQLPCLEVLNLQGNKVTSVVDYRIKLFESFGKRCSELCLDNENPSQREIDRVSILMALRVAKEGLPPTTLFGNLPKRVS, from the coding sequence ATGTCCAATATCTACGCTCCGGATGTTCAATTGGGCATCAGCATCCCCGAGGTGTGTACCAAAGACAACGTGACCTTCTATCAGGTCACGATTGCCATGGCCTCACAAGATGTTCATTGGAAGGTGGAGCGACGCTATCGTGATTTTGCCGAGCTTCACGAGACCCTCCTTGAGTGTGGAGTGAGTAAGGAAAGTCTACCCCAAAAGAAGTACATAGGCAATAAGGAGGCCCAATTCGTGATGAAGCGACGCAAAGACCTCGAATCCTACTTACAATCTGTCACGCAATTCTTGAAATGTTCCATTCCCGAATCGTTAGCTAGGTTTCTCGAACTAGACAAGTTTGACGTGAACTACATTCTTCGAGATTTAGCTGGGGAGCACTTTGATAGGTTGGCAGTGGGTCGAGAAGACCCTTGGTTGTTTGAGGCCATTTGGACGCCATTGGAGTTGTTTTCCTTGTCTCAACGCCTCAAAAGTCCCCTTCCCCCTCAAGATCCGGGTTCGAAGAGGTGGGATTTCACCAATGTGGCCGATCGGGTGTGTCAGATGAAGGCTTTGAAGGTCAATGGACACTCGGAGAATCTAGGTCTGTCCAACATTTGTCCAAATCAGTTGAAATACGACTTCCTGGCCTTCAAGAATCTGACCAAACTCATCTTGAGTGAAGTGGTCTGCTCACCGGATCAGATTTCAGCCTTTGGTAATGTGAGACATACCCTTACGCACTTCAGTGTCAACAAATGCCATGTCGAGTCCATTGCTCACCTCCTATTGTGTGATACTCCATTCTATAACCTCCAAGACGACGGagagctcgcccagatcatCGACGCCAATCCCAATTTCGTGTGGAGGAAGCTCCAAGTCTTGGACTTACGGTACAACGACGTGAAGAAGATCGACCGGAGCGTCACCTTGGCCCCACTGATTGAAACCTTTCTTCTCGGTAGCAACAAGGTGACCGACATTGAAAATCTCACTACGCTCCCCAAGTTGAGTCATCTCGAATTGGCCGATAATGACATACATGAGACAGATGATTTGCATATCAAGCTGGGACAAGTTACTCGACTGGACTTGAGTCATAATAAGATCAAGACCCTGGCTGGCTGGTCCAAGCTGTATTCGCTGAAGAACGTCAACGTCTCCAATAACCGTATCAGGGAACTGAAGGACGTGTTCCCCTTGAGCCAATTGCCTTGTCTCGAGGTCTTGAACCTTCAAGGGAACAAAGTGACCTCGGTGGTAGACTATCGGATCAAACTCTTTGAGTCCTTTGGGAAGCGATGCTCCGAGCTGTGTCTGGACAACGAGAACCCTTCTCAGCGAGAAATCGACAGAGTGTCCATTCTGATGGCTTTACGAGTGGCCAAGGAGGGATTACCACCCACTACCCTCTTTGGGAATCTGCCCAAGAGAGTCTCCTAG